The following proteins are co-located in the Vigna angularis cultivar LongXiaoDou No.4 chromosome 2, ASM1680809v1, whole genome shotgun sequence genome:
- the LOC108329314 gene encoding probable glutamyl endopeptidase, chloroplastic isoform X1, giving the protein MMRLHKLYHRFTLLPFSPLSLPSNPSLLPLAPPLRLTLRLRTAVNFASMASSRLRNLAPLAAAPTEDATAAFSSSANAATSADYEEESTVGTNYRVPPPEISKIVDAPPVPALSFSPLRDKIIFLKRRALPPLAEIARPEEKLAGIRIDGKCNTRSRMSFYTGIGIHQILPDGTLGPEIEVHGFPDGAKINFVSWSPDGCHLSFSIRVKEEDSDSSKLTVWIADVKTGKAIQLFKSPNVHLNAVFDNYVWVNNSSLLVCTIPSSRGAPPKKPLVPAGPKIQSNEEKNIVQVRTFQDLLKDEYDEDLFDYYATSQLVLASLDGSVKEIGPPAVYTSMDPSPDNKYILISSIHRPYSFIVPCGRFPKKVELWSAEGKLIRELCDLPLAEDIPIAFNSVRKGMRSINWRADKPSTLYWVETQDGGDAKVEISPRDIVYTQLAEPIEGEQPTIFHKLDFRYGGVSWCDDSLALVYESWYKTRKIRTWLVSPGSEGVAPDILFDRSSEDVYSDPGSPMSRRTQAGTYIIARIKRASDEGKYIILNGIGATPEGNIPFLDLFDINTRKTERIWQSDKEKYYETVVALMSDQEEGDLHLDKLKILTSKESKTENTQYYLVSWPDKKTVQVTNFPHPYPQLASLQKEMVRYQRKDGVQLTATLYLPPGYNPSTDGPLPCLVWSYPGEFKSKDAAGQVRGSPNEFPGIGSTSALLWLARRFAILSGPTIPIIGEGDEEANDRYVEQLVASAEAAVEEVIRRGVADPKKIAVGGHSYGAFMTANLLAHAPHLFCCGIARSGAYNRTLTPFGFQNEDRTLWEATNTYVEMSPFMSANKIKKPILLIHGEEDNNPGTLTMQSDRFFNALKGHGALCRLVILPHESHGYTARESIMHVLWETDRWLHKHCVSNSSDAEEDHETGTVKEHVSKVTANAESKVVATSGGGSREVSELENEEFHSLPRSSL; this is encoded by the exons atgatGCGACTACACAAACTGTACCATCGCTTCACTCTTCTCCCTTTTTCGCCATTATCGCTCCCTTCCAAcccctctcttcttcctctcgcTCCTCCGCTGCGCCTCACGCTCCGTCTCCGGACCGCTGTGAACTTCGCTTCCATGGCTTCTTCGCGGTTGCGCAATCTAGCGCCTCTCGCAGCTGCGCCTACTGAAGACGCCACTGCCGCCTTTTCTTCCTCTGCCAACGCCGCTACTTCCGCTGATTACGAAG AAGAGTCAACTGTAGGAACAAATTATCGTGTTCCTCCACCTGAGATCAGTAAAATAGTTGATGCTCCACCAGTACCTGCATTGTCATTTTCACCACTCAGGGACAAAATTATCTTTCTCAAGCGAAGAGCTCTACCTCCACTGGCAGAAATAGCAAGGCCGGAGGAAAAGTTGGCTGGTATACGTATTGATGGAAAGTGCAATACTAGGAGTCGCATGTCATTCTACACAGGTATAGGGATCCATCAAATTCTTCCTGATGGCACATTAGGGCCAGAGATAGAGGTGCATGGTTTCCCTGATGGtgctaaaataaattttgtttcgTGGTCTCCTGACGGATGTCATTTGTCCTTTAGCATTCGTGTGAAAGAGGAGGATAGTGATAGCAGTAAACTCACAGTGTGGATTGCAGATGTGAAAACAGGGAAAGCCATACAATTGTTTAAGTCACCAAATGTACACTTGAATGCAGTTTTTGACAATTATGTTTGGGTAAATAACTCTTCTTTGCTTGTTTGTACCATTCCATCATCACGTGGAGCTCCGCCAAAGAAACCTTTGGTTCCTGCTGGCCCCAAAATTCAATCTAATGAGGAGAAAAACATTGTTCAAGTAAGAACATTCCAGGACTTGCTGAAAGATGAATATGACGAAGATTTGTTTGACTACTATGCCACCTCACAACTTGTTTTAGCTTCTTTGGATGGTTCTGTAAAAGAAATTGGCCCACCAGCTGTTTATACCTCAATGGACCCTTCCCCAGATAATAAGTACATTTTGATTAGTTCAATTCACAGGCCATACTCTTTCATTGTTCCTTGTGGAAGATTTCCAAAGAAGGTAGAGCTTTGGAGTGCTGAGGGAAAATTAATCAGGGAGCTTTGTGATTTGCCCCTTGCTGAGGACATTCCAATTGCATTCAATAGTGTGCGTAAAGGGATGCGCTCCATTAATTGGAGAGCTGATAAGCCTTCAACACTTTACTG GGTAGAAACTCAAGATGGAGGTGATGCAAAGGTTGAAATTTCTCCTCGTGATATAGTTTATACACAGCTTGCTGAACCTATAGAAGGTGAACAGCCAACGATATTCCACAAGCTTGATTTCCGCTATGG AGGGGTTTCTTGGTGTGATGATTCTCTGGCTCTGGTGTACGAGTCTTGGTACAAAACTCGGAAAATAAGAACATGGCTAGTTTCTCCTGGATCTGAAGGTGTAGCTCCAGACATCCTATTTGATAGATCTTCAGAGGATGTGTACTCTGATCCTGGCTCTCCTATGTCGCGGAGAACTCAAGCTGGGACATACATCATTGCAAGGATAAAAAGAGCCAGCGATGAAGGAAAATACATTATACTGAATGGAATTGGTGCTACACCAGAAGGGAACATTCCATTCCTTGATCTGTTTGATAT AAATACACGTAAAACAGAACGAATCTGGCAGAgcgataaagaaaaatattatgagaCAGTTGTTGCTCTAATGTCTGATCAGGAAGAAGGGGATTTGCATTTGGACAAGCTGAAGATACTGACTTCTAAAGagtcaaaaactgaaaacacCCAATATTACTTGGTTAGCTGGCCAGATAAAAAAACAGTTCAGGTTACAAATTTCCCTCATCCGTACCCTCAACTTGCATCATTGCAGAAGGAGATGGTCAGGTATCAGAGAAAAGATGGGGTTCAACTTACAGCTACATTATACCTGCCACCAGGTTACAATCCATCAACAGATGGTCCTTTACCATGCCTGGTTTGGTCTTACCCTGGAGAGTTCAAGAGTAAAGATGCTGCTGGACAAGTTCGTGGTTCTCCAAATGAATTTCCTGGGATAGGTTCCACATCAGCCCTTCTTTGGCTGGCTAGAAG GTTTGCAATTCTATCTGGGCCTACCATTCCTATTATTGGTGAAGGTGATGAAGAGGCAAATGATAG GTATGTAGAACAATTGGTTGCAAGCGCCGAGGCTGCTGTGGAGGAAGTTATCAGGCGTGGG GTAGCCGATCCAAAGAAAATAGCTGTTGGTGGACATTCCTATGGTGCGTTCATGACTGCTAACCTCCTGGCACATGCACCTCATCTTTTCTGTTGTGGAATTGCACGTTCTGGTGCTTACAACAGAACACTTACTCCTTTTGGTTTTCAG AATGAAGACAGAACTCTTTGGGAAGCTACTAATACTTATGTTGAGATGAGTCCTTTTATGTCggctaataaaataaagaaacccATCTTGCTTATTCACGGGGAAGAGGACAATAATCCAGGAACATTAACCATGCAG TCAGACAGGTTTTTCAACGCACTGAAGGGTCATGGTGCTCTTTGTCGGCTAGTCATTCTCCCTCATGAGAGTCATGGTTACACTGCCAGAGAAAGCATCATGCATGTACTTTGGGAAACAGATAGATGGTTGCATAAACATTGCGTGTCCAACAGTTCTGATGCAGAAGAAGACCATGAAACTGGCACCGTCAAAGAACATGTTAGCAAAGTAACAGCAAATGCTGAAAGCAAAGTGGTTGCAACCAGCGGAGGTGGCAGCAGAGAAGTGTCTGAGCTTGAGAACGAAGAATTTCATTCTCTGCCAAGGTCTTCCTTGTG a
- the LOC108328097 gene encoding calvin cycle protein CP12-2, chloroplastic — MATMTGVSLSSPRVLFNASGSPKNAHALKFALPLRQPMRPGGVQVGRVLRIQPVRAAPDKISEKVEESIKHAQEACAGDPTSGECVAAWDEVEELSAAAKDARDKQKEKDSDPLETYCKDNPETIECKTFDE; from the coding sequence ATGGCAACCATGACTGGTGTGAGTCTTTCAAGCCCCAGAGTTTTGTTCAACGCATCTGGCTCACCCAAAAATGCGCACGCCTTAAAATTCGCACTTCCACTGCGCCAACCTATGCGACCGGGTGGTGTCCAGGTGGGTCGGGTGCTGAGGATCCAACCCGTTCGCGCGGCGCCGGATAAGATATCGGAGAAGGTGGAGGAGAGCATAAAGCACGCGCAGGAAGCGTGCGCGGGCGATCCGACAAGCGGCGAGTGTGTGGCGGCATGGGACGAGGTGGAGGAGCTGAGCGCGGCGGCGAAAGACGCGAGGGACAAGCAAAAGGAAAAGGATTCGGACCCTCTGGAGACCTACTGCAAGGACAACCCGGAAACCATAGAGTGCAAAACTTTCGATGAATGA
- the LOC108327995 gene encoding protein trichome birefringence-like 6: MERQRSFSFKPTRLLVFSFTIFSSILFLSTFTTWLTNFTPSNHQHIHLHFNTSSTSTTNTSSSSSVGDGDSVALPPLFVHSLTENFTLSGEKISTLIDNRLSRTQESLSGSKSEPVRHDVGASNVNFTAMRDYGTSPERVPGNEQKKIVTGGLDGNTQVPFLKKIEQKGVEGCDLTKGYWVFDESYALYSKDSCPFIDEGFDCVGNGRLDRDYSKWRWQPKDCDIPRFNATKMLELIRGKRLVFVGDSINRNQWESMLCMLLGGIKDPSRVYETHGRKITKEKGNYSFRFLDYQCTVEYYVSHFLVHESKARVGQKRRPTLRIDAIDHGSSRWKGADVLVFNTAHWWSHYKTKAGIYYYQEGSVVHPQLNVSTAFRKALTIWSSWVDRHINHRKTRVFFRSSAPSHFSGGDWNSGGHCTEATLPLNETLLSTSYPEKNIIVEQIIEQMKTPVTLLNVTSLSAYRIDGHPSVYGRKTRSSRIQDCSHWCLPGVPDTWNELLYFHLQSR; this comes from the exons ATGGAGAGACAGAGAAGTTTCTCCTTCAAACCCACTAGGCTTTTGGTTTTCTCATTCACTATCTTTTCCTCGATTCTCTTCCTCTCCACCTTCACCACTTGGCTAACCAATTTCACTCCTTCAAATCACCAACATATTCATCTTCATTTCaacacttcttctacttctactACCAATacttcttcatcctcttctGTCGGTGACGGTGACAGTGTGGCTCTCCCACCTTTATTTGTTCATTCCTTGACCGAAAACTTCACACTGAGTGGTGAGAAAATTTCAACTTTGATCGATAACCGTCTTTCCAGGACCCAGGAAAGCTTATCTGGATCCAAATCTGAACCTGTACGACACGATGTTGGTGCTTCGAATGTCAATTTCACGGCAATGCGAGACTATGGAACTTCGCCTGAGAGGGTTCCCGGCAACGAGCAGAAGAAGATAGTAACTGGAGGTTTAGATGGGAATACTCAAGTTccttttttgaaaaagattgaGCAGAAGGGAGTTGAAGGGTGTGATTTAACAAAAGGGTATTGGGTTTTTGATGAAAGCTATGCCCTTTATTCCAAAGATTCGTGTCCTTTCATAGATGAAGGTTTTGATTGTGTGGGGAATGGAAGATTGGATAGAGACTACTCTAAGTGGAGATGGCAGCCCAAAGACTGTGACATTCCGAG GTTCAATGCAACTAAAATGCTGGAGTTGATTAGAGGGAAAAGGCTTGTTTTTGTGGGTGATTCGATTAATAGGAACCAATGGGAATCAATGTTGTGCATGTTATTGGGTGGTATTAAAGATCCATCGAGAGTGTATGAGACCCATGGAAGGAAAATTACGAAAGAGAAGGGAAATTATAGTTTCAGGTTTCTG GATTATCAATGTACGGTTGAATACTATGTCAGTCATTTCTTAGTTCATGAAAGCAAGGCAAGAGTTGGGCAGAAACGAAGACCAACCTTGCGAATTGATGCCATTGATCATGGTTCATCAAGATGGAAGGGAGCTGATGTTTTGGTTTTCAACACTGCGCATTGGTGGTCacattacaaaacaaaagctgG GATTTATTACTACCAAGAAGGAAGTGTGGTTCATCCCCAGCTAAATGTTTCCACAGCTTTCAGAAAAGCTTTAACGATTTGGTCTTCATGGGTGGACAGACACATCAATCACCGAAAAACCAGAGTTTTCTTTCGAAGTTCAGCACCATCACATTTCAG TGGTGGTGATTGGAATTCTGGAGGGCATTGTACAGAAGCCACTCTTCCTCTAAATGAAACCTTATTAAGCACTAGTTATCCTGAGAAGAACATCATCGTAGAGCAGATAATAGAGCAAATGAAAACTCCTGTGACATTGTTGAATGTAACTAGTTTGTCAGCATATAGGATCGATGGTCACCCATCAGTTTATGGGAGAAAAACACGATCTTCTAGGATTCAAGATTGTAGCCATTGGTGTCTTCCAGGAGTTCCAGATACATGGAATGAATTGTTATATTTTCATCTACAGAGTAGATAA
- the LOC108329314 gene encoding probable glutamyl endopeptidase, chloroplastic isoform X3 has protein sequence MMRLHKLYHRFTLLPFSPLSLPSNPSLLPLAPPLRLTLRLRTAVNFASMASSRLRNLAPLAAAPTEDATAAFSSSANAATSADYEESTVGTNYRVPPPEISKIVDAPPVPALSFSPLRDKIIFLKRRALPPLAEIARPEEKLAGIRIDGKCNTRSRMSFYTGIGIHQILPDGTLGPEIEVHGFPDGAKINFVSWSPDGCHLSFSIRVKEEDSDSSKLTVWIADVKTGKAIQLFKSPNVHLNAVFDNYVWVNNSSLLVCTIPSSRGAPPKKPLVPAGPKIQSNEEKNIVQVRTFQDLLKDEYDEDLFDYYATSQLVLASLDGSVKEIGPPAVYTSMDPSPDNKYILISSIHRPYSFIVPCGRFPKKVELWSAEGKLIRELCDLPLAEDIPIAFNSVRKGMRSINWRADKPSTLYWVETQDGGDAKVEISPRDIVYTQLAEPIEGEQPTIFHKLDFRYGGVSWCDDSLALVYESWYKTRKIRTWLVSPGSEGVAPDILFDRSSEDVYSDPGSPMSRRTQAGTYIIARIKRASDEGKYIILNGIGATPEGNIPFLDLFDINTRKTERIWQSDKEKYYETVVALMSDQEEGDLHLDKLKILTSKESKTENTQYYLVSWPDKKTVQVTNFPHPYPQLASLQKEMVRYQRKDGVQLTATLYLPPGYNPSTDGPLPCLVWSYPGEFKSKDAAGQVRGSPNEFPGIGSTSALLWLARRFAILSGPTIPIIGEGDEEANDRYVEQLVASAEAAVEEVIRRGVADPKKIAVGGHSYGAFMTANLLAHAPHLFCCGIARSGAYNRTLTPFGFQNEDRTLWEATNTYVEMSPFMSANKIKKPILLIHGEEDNNPGTLTMQSDRFFNALKGHGALCRLVILPHESHGYTARESIMHVLWETDRWLHKHCVSNSSDAEEDHETGTVKEHVSKVTANAESKVVATSGGGSREVSELENEEFHSLPRSSL, from the exons atgatGCGACTACACAAACTGTACCATCGCTTCACTCTTCTCCCTTTTTCGCCATTATCGCTCCCTTCCAAcccctctcttcttcctctcgcTCCTCCGCTGCGCCTCACGCTCCGTCTCCGGACCGCTGTGAACTTCGCTTCCATGGCTTCTTCGCGGTTGCGCAATCTAGCGCCTCTCGCAGCTGCGCCTACTGAAGACGCCACTGCCGCCTTTTCTTCCTCTGCCAACGCCGCTACTTCCGCTGATTACGAAG AGTCAACTGTAGGAACAAATTATCGTGTTCCTCCACCTGAGATCAGTAAAATAGTTGATGCTCCACCAGTACCTGCATTGTCATTTTCACCACTCAGGGACAAAATTATCTTTCTCAAGCGAAGAGCTCTACCTCCACTGGCAGAAATAGCAAGGCCGGAGGAAAAGTTGGCTGGTATACGTATTGATGGAAAGTGCAATACTAGGAGTCGCATGTCATTCTACACAGGTATAGGGATCCATCAAATTCTTCCTGATGGCACATTAGGGCCAGAGATAGAGGTGCATGGTTTCCCTGATGGtgctaaaataaattttgtttcgTGGTCTCCTGACGGATGTCATTTGTCCTTTAGCATTCGTGTGAAAGAGGAGGATAGTGATAGCAGTAAACTCACAGTGTGGATTGCAGATGTGAAAACAGGGAAAGCCATACAATTGTTTAAGTCACCAAATGTACACTTGAATGCAGTTTTTGACAATTATGTTTGGGTAAATAACTCTTCTTTGCTTGTTTGTACCATTCCATCATCACGTGGAGCTCCGCCAAAGAAACCTTTGGTTCCTGCTGGCCCCAAAATTCAATCTAATGAGGAGAAAAACATTGTTCAAGTAAGAACATTCCAGGACTTGCTGAAAGATGAATATGACGAAGATTTGTTTGACTACTATGCCACCTCACAACTTGTTTTAGCTTCTTTGGATGGTTCTGTAAAAGAAATTGGCCCACCAGCTGTTTATACCTCAATGGACCCTTCCCCAGATAATAAGTACATTTTGATTAGTTCAATTCACAGGCCATACTCTTTCATTGTTCCTTGTGGAAGATTTCCAAAGAAGGTAGAGCTTTGGAGTGCTGAGGGAAAATTAATCAGGGAGCTTTGTGATTTGCCCCTTGCTGAGGACATTCCAATTGCATTCAATAGTGTGCGTAAAGGGATGCGCTCCATTAATTGGAGAGCTGATAAGCCTTCAACACTTTACTG GGTAGAAACTCAAGATGGAGGTGATGCAAAGGTTGAAATTTCTCCTCGTGATATAGTTTATACACAGCTTGCTGAACCTATAGAAGGTGAACAGCCAACGATATTCCACAAGCTTGATTTCCGCTATGG AGGGGTTTCTTGGTGTGATGATTCTCTGGCTCTGGTGTACGAGTCTTGGTACAAAACTCGGAAAATAAGAACATGGCTAGTTTCTCCTGGATCTGAAGGTGTAGCTCCAGACATCCTATTTGATAGATCTTCAGAGGATGTGTACTCTGATCCTGGCTCTCCTATGTCGCGGAGAACTCAAGCTGGGACATACATCATTGCAAGGATAAAAAGAGCCAGCGATGAAGGAAAATACATTATACTGAATGGAATTGGTGCTACACCAGAAGGGAACATTCCATTCCTTGATCTGTTTGATAT AAATACACGTAAAACAGAACGAATCTGGCAGAgcgataaagaaaaatattatgagaCAGTTGTTGCTCTAATGTCTGATCAGGAAGAAGGGGATTTGCATTTGGACAAGCTGAAGATACTGACTTCTAAAGagtcaaaaactgaaaacacCCAATATTACTTGGTTAGCTGGCCAGATAAAAAAACAGTTCAGGTTACAAATTTCCCTCATCCGTACCCTCAACTTGCATCATTGCAGAAGGAGATGGTCAGGTATCAGAGAAAAGATGGGGTTCAACTTACAGCTACATTATACCTGCCACCAGGTTACAATCCATCAACAGATGGTCCTTTACCATGCCTGGTTTGGTCTTACCCTGGAGAGTTCAAGAGTAAAGATGCTGCTGGACAAGTTCGTGGTTCTCCAAATGAATTTCCTGGGATAGGTTCCACATCAGCCCTTCTTTGGCTGGCTAGAAG GTTTGCAATTCTATCTGGGCCTACCATTCCTATTATTGGTGAAGGTGATGAAGAGGCAAATGATAG GTATGTAGAACAATTGGTTGCAAGCGCCGAGGCTGCTGTGGAGGAAGTTATCAGGCGTGGG GTAGCCGATCCAAAGAAAATAGCTGTTGGTGGACATTCCTATGGTGCGTTCATGACTGCTAACCTCCTGGCACATGCACCTCATCTTTTCTGTTGTGGAATTGCACGTTCTGGTGCTTACAACAGAACACTTACTCCTTTTGGTTTTCAG AATGAAGACAGAACTCTTTGGGAAGCTACTAATACTTATGTTGAGATGAGTCCTTTTATGTCggctaataaaataaagaaacccATCTTGCTTATTCACGGGGAAGAGGACAATAATCCAGGAACATTAACCATGCAG TCAGACAGGTTTTTCAACGCACTGAAGGGTCATGGTGCTCTTTGTCGGCTAGTCATTCTCCCTCATGAGAGTCATGGTTACACTGCCAGAGAAAGCATCATGCATGTACTTTGGGAAACAGATAGATGGTTGCATAAACATTGCGTGTCCAACAGTTCTGATGCAGAAGAAGACCATGAAACTGGCACCGTCAAAGAACATGTTAGCAAAGTAACAGCAAATGCTGAAAGCAAAGTGGTTGCAACCAGCGGAGGTGGCAGCAGAGAAGTGTCTGAGCTTGAGAACGAAGAATTTCATTCTCTGCCAAGGTCTTCCTTGTG a
- the LOC108329314 gene encoding probable glutamyl endopeptidase, chloroplastic isoform X2 — MMRLHKLYHRFTLLPFSPLSLPSNPSLLPLAPPLRLTLRLRTAVNFASMASSRLRNLAPLAAAPTEDATAAFSSSANAATSADYEEESTVGTNYRVPPPEISKIVDAPPVPALSFSPLRDKIIFLKRRALPPLAEIARPEEKLAGIRIDGKCNTRSRMSFYTGIGIHQILPDGTLGPEIEVHGFPDGAKINFVSWSPDGCHLSFSIRVKEEDSDSSKLTVWIADVKTGKAIQLFKSPNVHLNAVFDNYVWVNNSSLLVCTIPSSRGAPPKKPLVPAGPKIQSNEEKNIVQVRTFQDLLKDEYDEDLFDYYATSQLVLASLDGSVKEIGPPAVYTSMDPSPDNKYILISSIHRPYSFIVPCGRFPKKVELWSAEGKLIRELCDLPLAEDIPIAFNSVRKGMRSINWRADKPSTLYWVETQDGGDAKVEISPRDIVYTQLAEPIEGEQPTIFHKLDFRYGGVSWCDDSLALVYESWYKTRKIRTWLVSPGSEGVAPDILFDRSSEDVYSDPGSPMSRRTQAGTYIIARIKRASDEGKYIILNGIGATPEGNIPFLDLFDINTRKTERIWQSDKEKYYETVVALMSDQEEGDLHLDKLKILTSKESKTENTQYYLVSWPDKKTVQVTNFPHPYPQLASLQKEMVRYQRKDGVQLTATLYLPPGYNPSTDGPLPCLVWSYPGEFKSKDAAGQVRGSPNEFPGIGSTSALLWLARRFAILSGPTIPIIGEGDEEANDRYVEQLVASAEAAVEEVIRRGVADPKKIAVGGHSYGAFMTANLLAHAPHLFCCGIARSGAYNRTLTPFGFQNEDRTLWEATNTYVEMSPFMSANKIKKPILLIHGEEDNNPGTLTMQSDRFFNALKGHGALCRLVILPHESHGYTARESIMHVLWETDRWLHKHCVSNSSDAEEDHETGTVKEHVSKVTANAESKVVATSGGGSREVSELENEEFHSLPRGII, encoded by the exons atgatGCGACTACACAAACTGTACCATCGCTTCACTCTTCTCCCTTTTTCGCCATTATCGCTCCCTTCCAAcccctctcttcttcctctcgcTCCTCCGCTGCGCCTCACGCTCCGTCTCCGGACCGCTGTGAACTTCGCTTCCATGGCTTCTTCGCGGTTGCGCAATCTAGCGCCTCTCGCAGCTGCGCCTACTGAAGACGCCACTGCCGCCTTTTCTTCCTCTGCCAACGCCGCTACTTCCGCTGATTACGAAG AAGAGTCAACTGTAGGAACAAATTATCGTGTTCCTCCACCTGAGATCAGTAAAATAGTTGATGCTCCACCAGTACCTGCATTGTCATTTTCACCACTCAGGGACAAAATTATCTTTCTCAAGCGAAGAGCTCTACCTCCACTGGCAGAAATAGCAAGGCCGGAGGAAAAGTTGGCTGGTATACGTATTGATGGAAAGTGCAATACTAGGAGTCGCATGTCATTCTACACAGGTATAGGGATCCATCAAATTCTTCCTGATGGCACATTAGGGCCAGAGATAGAGGTGCATGGTTTCCCTGATGGtgctaaaataaattttgtttcgTGGTCTCCTGACGGATGTCATTTGTCCTTTAGCATTCGTGTGAAAGAGGAGGATAGTGATAGCAGTAAACTCACAGTGTGGATTGCAGATGTGAAAACAGGGAAAGCCATACAATTGTTTAAGTCACCAAATGTACACTTGAATGCAGTTTTTGACAATTATGTTTGGGTAAATAACTCTTCTTTGCTTGTTTGTACCATTCCATCATCACGTGGAGCTCCGCCAAAGAAACCTTTGGTTCCTGCTGGCCCCAAAATTCAATCTAATGAGGAGAAAAACATTGTTCAAGTAAGAACATTCCAGGACTTGCTGAAAGATGAATATGACGAAGATTTGTTTGACTACTATGCCACCTCACAACTTGTTTTAGCTTCTTTGGATGGTTCTGTAAAAGAAATTGGCCCACCAGCTGTTTATACCTCAATGGACCCTTCCCCAGATAATAAGTACATTTTGATTAGTTCAATTCACAGGCCATACTCTTTCATTGTTCCTTGTGGAAGATTTCCAAAGAAGGTAGAGCTTTGGAGTGCTGAGGGAAAATTAATCAGGGAGCTTTGTGATTTGCCCCTTGCTGAGGACATTCCAATTGCATTCAATAGTGTGCGTAAAGGGATGCGCTCCATTAATTGGAGAGCTGATAAGCCTTCAACACTTTACTG GGTAGAAACTCAAGATGGAGGTGATGCAAAGGTTGAAATTTCTCCTCGTGATATAGTTTATACACAGCTTGCTGAACCTATAGAAGGTGAACAGCCAACGATATTCCACAAGCTTGATTTCCGCTATGG AGGGGTTTCTTGGTGTGATGATTCTCTGGCTCTGGTGTACGAGTCTTGGTACAAAACTCGGAAAATAAGAACATGGCTAGTTTCTCCTGGATCTGAAGGTGTAGCTCCAGACATCCTATTTGATAGATCTTCAGAGGATGTGTACTCTGATCCTGGCTCTCCTATGTCGCGGAGAACTCAAGCTGGGACATACATCATTGCAAGGATAAAAAGAGCCAGCGATGAAGGAAAATACATTATACTGAATGGAATTGGTGCTACACCAGAAGGGAACATTCCATTCCTTGATCTGTTTGATAT AAATACACGTAAAACAGAACGAATCTGGCAGAgcgataaagaaaaatattatgagaCAGTTGTTGCTCTAATGTCTGATCAGGAAGAAGGGGATTTGCATTTGGACAAGCTGAAGATACTGACTTCTAAAGagtcaaaaactgaaaacacCCAATATTACTTGGTTAGCTGGCCAGATAAAAAAACAGTTCAGGTTACAAATTTCCCTCATCCGTACCCTCAACTTGCATCATTGCAGAAGGAGATGGTCAGGTATCAGAGAAAAGATGGGGTTCAACTTACAGCTACATTATACCTGCCACCAGGTTACAATCCATCAACAGATGGTCCTTTACCATGCCTGGTTTGGTCTTACCCTGGAGAGTTCAAGAGTAAAGATGCTGCTGGACAAGTTCGTGGTTCTCCAAATGAATTTCCTGGGATAGGTTCCACATCAGCCCTTCTTTGGCTGGCTAGAAG GTTTGCAATTCTATCTGGGCCTACCATTCCTATTATTGGTGAAGGTGATGAAGAGGCAAATGATAG GTATGTAGAACAATTGGTTGCAAGCGCCGAGGCTGCTGTGGAGGAAGTTATCAGGCGTGGG GTAGCCGATCCAAAGAAAATAGCTGTTGGTGGACATTCCTATGGTGCGTTCATGACTGCTAACCTCCTGGCACATGCACCTCATCTTTTCTGTTGTGGAATTGCACGTTCTGGTGCTTACAACAGAACACTTACTCCTTTTGGTTTTCAG AATGAAGACAGAACTCTTTGGGAAGCTACTAATACTTATGTTGAGATGAGTCCTTTTATGTCggctaataaaataaagaaacccATCTTGCTTATTCACGGGGAAGAGGACAATAATCCAGGAACATTAACCATGCAG TCAGACAGGTTTTTCAACGCACTGAAGGGTCATGGTGCTCTTTGTCGGCTAGTCATTCTCCCTCATGAGAGTCATGGTTACACTGCCAGAGAAAGCATCATGCATGTACTTTGGGAAACAGATAGATGGTTGCATAAACATTGCGTGTCCAACAGTTCTGATGCAGAAGAAGACCATGAAACTGGCACCGTCAAAGAACATGTTAGCAAAGTAACAGCAAATGCTGAAAGCAAAGTGGTTGCAACCAGCGGAGGTGGCAGCAGAGAAGTGTCTGAGCTTGAGAACGAAGAATTTCATTCTCTGCCAAG aGGAATTATCTGA
- the LOC108328780 gene encoding cytochrome c oxidase subunit 5C-2, whose product MAGPRIAHATLKGPNVVKEIIIGTVLGLAASTVWKMNQWNEKKKVRTFYDFLEKGEIGVVVEEE is encoded by the coding sequence ATGGCTGGTCCTAGGATTGCTCATGCTACTTTGAAAGGACCAAATGTTGTGAAGGAGATAATTATTGGAACAGTTCTTGGTTTAGCTGCTAGCACTGTCTGGAAGATGAATCAATGGAACGAAAAGAAAAAGGTCAGAACATTTTATGATTTCCTGGAAAAAGGTGAGATTGGTGTTGTGGTGGAGGAAGAATGA